The Entelurus aequoreus isolate RoL-2023_Sb linkage group LG03, RoL_Eaeq_v1.1, whole genome shotgun sequence genome contains the following window.
ttgtacaattgatccaaaaagttacttaagtagaggtaacggagtaaatgtagcgcgttactacccataTCTGCCtactggtacctgtttttgtgtgttttggatctgcataagtcccaaaaatttgacaCAAACCGTTTTGGGATTGGTCCAATCAGTGACATTGCGCCATCTGCATCAGGGGCTATCGGCCATGTTTGGGGGGGGCAATTGGTGTCAagtgtcctggtggccatggtctgataacctcctggtgcagatgtgatagtgtttatgtcaggttcaaacactgatgacagctATTTAACAAGACAAGAGGCTAATAATTAAACGGAGACAGTCtgatctggacgtaatctgaactggacctggttttaagaacccttttgaacaatctgatttcattgacaacccggtctggtgaagttaaggtcctttgtttgttttgtttgaaagtaaagcaatttaaaaacaattacataaaaaatagtgattagtgaaaatgttagtggaccagcaccacacacaatcatgtgtgctcgaatgactgtatcccttgcagactgtattgttctatactgtaggaaccagaagttgttgtttttttaataacagaaagagacagctccttttgtgtaaatgagtgtggatgagtgtgaatgggggagggagggtttttcttgggttgatgcactaatggtaagtgtatcttgtgttttttttttaatgttgtttgaaataaatttaaaaaaaaataaaataaaaaaaaataaacaagacaagaggcaaataattaaacGGAGACAgtattcaatttggactcaatgtaTTGAGGAGAGTtgcccggacattgtatccttctacaatctccagcacgctctgccaaaagattgtatgcctccttttattttggaccctccccgaccacatggccacggctgtttccaaaggacaaaggtcgcaaaaagttcacagaaagggtcgtaaacaattcacagaaaaggtcagttcaaaaagagttcgtaaaatagttcaaaaagaggttcataaaatagttcaaaaagagttcgtctggaaattgggaagATCCtatcatctctccgctttgaactccttgggccagaacaacatccttctgttgattaccatacatgagagaaaacagaaaacccttcatgtggctctcccccttacacagtggagttttacaagccttactcttggtaggcctcaaagacagcccctgtccttttgcctggaactcatttcaacacaaagttttttgtgataacttacaattattctaacattttactcacctgtctcctctgtactcagccatgcatccATTTGTTCATACATGTGTGAATGTGTCCTATTCTGATATATTTACCTGTGTCCACAGGTGCGCTTTCACTGGGACTTCCAGAGTGACTGCTTGAGTTGGACACTGGGTAATTACATAGCTCTCCTACGAGAAAAGCCATCCTGCGAGCTGATCACCGAGGAGGACGTGGCACAAACGCTCACTATCTTGCGTAGGTGTGCCCATTACTACCTCAACGGCACACTGACATGGGAATGCGCCACCACCCCCGGCAAGTGTAGCAACGTGCCGGAGATCTGTACCAAGTTCACAGCCGTCTATGTAATACTGCACTACCTGGTCGATAAGGACTTCCTCAGCTCGGAGAGCCTGGGACGTCCTTCGCCTGTGCTCAAGTACAGTATGCTCCACTTTTTCATATGGGATGCCGATAAAAAAAAGCAGATTTATTTGGACAATTTGGAGAACTGGAACTCAGACGGCATCATCACAGTCATCGGGATCTCTTTCAGCGGCGCACATGAACTCCTTGCCCACTACATCCGTCAGGACAGCGTGTACTTCCTTGTGGCGATTGTCATGGTTCTGCTGGTCATGGGTGTGTACATGCGCTCCGCTCTCATCACCCTAATGACAATGATAGCCATTGTTAGCGCCCTGGTTGTGTCCTTCTTCATCTACCACATGGTTTTCAAATTGAAGTTCTTTCCCTTTTTGAATCTCACGGCTTGCATCTTCCTGGTGGGCATCGGCGTCGACGACGCCTTTGTGCTTTGCGACGTGTGGAGCCACGCCAAATCCGATAGACCTCATGCCGAGCTGGCGGAGAGGGTCAGCGTGACTTTGCAGCACGCCGCCCTCTCGATGTTTGTCACCAGCTTCACCACCGCCGCCGCTTTCTACGCCAATGATGTCAGCAATGTGGTCGCCATACGCTGTTTGGGCATCTACGCGGGAACGGCCATCTTGGTCAACTACATTCTCATGGTGACGTGGCTCCTGGCCGCGGTGGTGCTCCATGAGCGCTACATCGTGGACGTGTGGCGCCGGCCCGAGCCCACGCGGCAGACGAGCGGTTACCGCATCCAGATGTTCGTGGCAGGTCTTTGCCAGCAGTTGAACAAATTCCTATTGAGTGTCTCCAAAGCCTCCAGAACCTTTTTTGAGAAAATTCTCCCCTATATCGTCATCAAGCTGCGCTACGTCTGGCTCATCTGCTTCCTGGCTCTCACAGTGGGCGGGGCCTATTTGGTGTCTGTCAACCCAAAGCTCAAGCTCCCGTCAACGGATATCAGGAAGTTGCAGTTGTTTCGCTCTTCAAACCCTTTTGAGCGCTACAAGGAGTACCAAGATCTGTTCAAGTTCGAGGAGTTGGCACGTATAGATCAACTCCGGGTGACCATCTTTATTGTCTGGGGCACCATGGCTGTGGACAACGGGGACCACCTGGATCCCAATGACTGGGGAACGCTGATGTTTGACAGCAGCTTCAACATTTCCAGCAAAGAGTCTCAGCAGTGGAGCCTGGATTTTTGCGAGAGGATTCAGAGAGAGAGTTCCATTTTCATTCAGCAAGAAATGGTCTGCCTCTTTATCTCTTTCAAGCAGGTCAGTTCTACCTGATTAATTACAGTGAGATATGTTGACCATTTTTGTTTTGACAACCCATCTGGGAGCAACATAAACCAGAAAGTAGTcacattttccacattttgttttgttacagccttgttccaaaatggaataaatgcattcctctttgcaacacctctcaagctccgtcaggttggatgggaaggtaTTCATCCAGGATATCTccttacattgctgcattcatctttccctctatcctgactagtctcccagttcctgttgTTGAAAAgcacccccacagcatgatgcttccaccaccatgcttcactgtagggatggtagtggcctggtgatgagcggttcctggtttcctccaaacatgacattcacgccaaagacttcaatctttgtctcatcagaccagagaatttagtttctcatggtctgagagtctttcaggtgcattttggcaaacttttaacgaagaaatggcttccgtctggccactctccATGGTTGTACTTCTGGAAGGTTGTCatttctccacagaggaatgctgtagctctgacagagtgaccatcaggttcttggtcacctccctgactagactaagaccaTGAGAAACACATTTGAGAcgaagattgaagtctttggcgtgaatgccaggcagcatgtttggaggaaaccaggcaccgctcatcaccaggccaataccatccctacagtgaagcatggtggtggcagcatcatggtgtggggatggttttcagtggcaggaactgggagactagtcagtacAGAGACATcccggatgaaaaccaacacttctcatccaacctgatggaacttaaaggcctactgaaatgaattttttttatttaaacggggatagcagatctattctacgtgtcatacttgatcatttcgcgacattgctatatttttgctgaaaggatttagtatagaacaacgacgataaagattgcaacttttggtatctgataaaaaaaggcttgcccctaccggaagtagcgtgacgtagtcagttgaacatatacgcaaagttccttattgtttacaatgatggccgcatgaagtgagagagattcggaccgagaaagcgacaatttccccattaatttgagcgaggatgaaagatttgtggatgagtaaagtgcaagtgaaggactagtggggagttgaagctattcagatagggaagatgctgtgagagccgggggtgacctgatattcagctgggaatgactacaacagtaaataaacacaagacatatatatactctattagccacaacacaaccaggcttatatttaatatgccacaaatgaatcctgcataaaaacacctgcgtgtttgttacgctagctcctagctcctctgctagctcctagctccatagaacacgccaatacaattcaaacacctgatcaacacacacaatcactcagcccaaaagaccgttcacctaacccaaggttcataaagcttatatatttttaaaaagttacgtacatacgcaaaaaaaagttgcgcacatacggtcaagcgatcaaatgtttagaagccaaagctgcatactcacagtagcacgtctgcgtctttgtcatccaaatcaaagtaatcctggtaagagtctgtgttgtcccagttctctacaggcgtctgtgtatcgaagtcaaaagtcctcctggttagagtctctgttatccgagttcttccatcttgactgcatctttcgggaatgtaaacaaagaagcgccggctgtgtactgttgttgctgactacgttcgaaaaatacgtccatttcgcaccgacaactttcttctttgcttgctcagcttccttctccataatgcaatgaacatgattgcaacagattcacgaacacagatgtccagaatactgtggaattatgaaatgaaaacagagctttttcgtattggcttcaatgtggaaggcatacccgtgttcgccgggctacgtcacgcgcatacgtcatcctcagaggcgtttcgaaccggaagtttagcggcaaatttaaaatgtcactttataagttaacccggccgtattggcatgtgttataatgttaagatttcatcattgatatataaactatcagactgcgtggtcggtagtagtgggtttcagtaggcctttaagaggtgctgcaaagaggaatgggccaaactgcccaaagataggtgtgccaagcttgtggtattGTGTTCAAAACGACTTGAGgctataattgctgccaaaggtgcatcaactaagtactgagcaaaggctgtgactacttgtttatttaaaaatgttaaaatatagaACAAAAACCTCACATTGTCATTAATGGGTTATTGTGTGTTGAGGACAAAAGGTAACTTGTTCCCTTTTGGAATAAGGCCGAAAATGCGGAACAAGTGAAGCGCTGTAATTTGTTATAATAGAATAGACTAGAATAAAATGCCTGTTATTGTTATTGTCACATTAGCGTGCTAGTAATAGCACattattattagcatgctaacaggaacAGGTGAAAGGctggcatacttttaagatggcgccaactaatggaaaaattagagccattaaatatgtgtacgctttattatccgatCAGTCGGCTAATGGTTGATTAATCGACTCTAAAAATAATCGGCTGTGGTGCACAGTAGCTGCTAGCCTAGCCAATAGCAATATCAGATTGATACACTCCTAACTGTATCAAGATAAAGTACATTTCTAAACTTTGCCAACAGTGGATGAACACAGACTGCGTTGGGGGGTCCACCAGCGCCTGCTGCGGTCACAGCAGCTTCCCCTACAGGCCGGAGGTGTTTGAGCGCTGCATCAAGGAGTACACCAGCACCGTCGTCAAGAAAGCCAGTGCCACTCTGGAAAGTGGGCCTCTGTTGGACACGTCTAACACCATGAAGGCCTTTGTTTTGAAACAGAAGACCACCTTCGCCGACGAGGACTACGAGAAGTTGAGGCTCTTCTACGACAAGGTCAGAGAGCAGTACAAGGGGGAggggtatatttatagctagaattcactgaaattcaagtatttcttatatatatactgtatatatatataatatatatataaataaaagaaatacttgactttcagtgttcatttatttacacatatacacacacacataacactcctctactcattgttgtatttgaaagtgcaatgctttgtagccagtagcacagcctttgaaggagcataggtatgggcagcatctgtgaaatttaattagcaggaaaggagtgagtttagggttgaattgtccatcctcgttctattctctgtcactcgtcgtcgccatgactgcttcttcttcgttcttctgcttcgtctccttcttgttgtgtgcgcagttgtgcactctccaaaagccatagatgttatgacgtgactgggccggcacgctgtttatatggagaaaaagcggatgtgacgacaggctgtcctcactcatgtCCGTATGGACCTGGAAGGGGCGTgcctgttgtccggctggaaatcgggagaaattcgggagaatggttgtcccgggagattttcgggagaggctctgaaattcgtgagtctccctgaaaattcgggagggttggcaagtatggcgtagggttgcaaaattgcgggaatattcaaagttggaaactttccatggtaATTAACGGGAAATAATgggaaatcaatcaatgtttacttatatagccctaaatcacgagtgtcttaaagggctgcacaagccacaacgacatcctcggctcagataccacatcagggcaaggaaaaaactcaacccaatgggatattaatgagaaacctcggaggggacctaggcacagtcaaggcgttgaggggatccggtttggtggctgcaggattaggtttctgctttttgcagatgatgtggtcctgatggcttcatctggccaggatcttcagctctcactggatcggttcgcagctgagtgtgaagcgactgggttgagaatcagcacctccaagtcttgagtccatggttcttgcccggaaaagggtggagtgccatctccgggttggggaggagaccctgccccaagtggaggagttcaagtaccttgcagtcttgttcacgagtgagggaagagtggatcgtgagatcaacaggccgatcggtgcggcgtcttcagtaatgcggacgctgtatcaatccgttgtggtgaagaaggagctgagccggaaggcaaagctcttaatttaccggtcgatctacattcccatcctcacctatggtcatgagctttgggttatgactgaaaagacaagatcacgggtacaagcggacgaaatgagtttcctccgccgggtggcgggtctctcccttagagatagggtgagaagctctgccatccgggggaagCTCAAAATAAAACCAATGCTCCTccgcatggagaggagccagatgaggtagttcaGGAAGTGtttagggaagacccaggacacgttgggaagattatgtctcccggctggcctgggaacgcctcgggatcccccgggaagagctggatgaagtggctggggagaggaaagtctgggcttccctgcttcggCTGCTGCCCCCGAGACTTGACCTAGGATAagcgtaagaagatggatggatggatggatgttttatattctagtttcttcaaaatagccaccctttgctctgattactgctttgcacactcttggcattctctccatgaacagggttagggttgtataaccatagtcttgtataagtgttataatgatgtaaGTGGCCCTGTGATGcggtggcgactagtccagggtgtaccccgcctaccgcccgaatgcagctgagataggctccagcgaccccaaaagggacaagcggtagaaaattaatggatggatggatgatgtaagtggcaaatctttgttgacagaaatcttATAAATGTAatgttctacacatttttacaacattggaaaacatcagtaaaacttctcagagggtgagataactcctggaaatgactgacttagaatggccaaaggtaaagacgtgtgtgtccaagttaaaggaaactgtctTCTTctgatggatttattacaatctttgccagCTGGCTAACGttcgctgtggtctggaacaacatggcacacaaacagctATCATAcagtaagtaaaggaaattaaatgagctcaaatacacCCCAAAACGAGGCAACATGACAATTAGctggcagtcatgcagtgaccaaatatgcctgattagcacgtcACACGAATCAATAACATCAAtgaagcgcacttttgtgcattcacacacagtataaaaggtttggtggacaaaatgagacaaataacgaccatacttgccaaccctcccaattttcccgggagactcccgaatttcagtgccccacccgaaaatctcccggtgcAACCATTCACcctaatttctcccgatttccacccggacaacaatattgggggcgtgccttaaaagcactgcctttagcgtcctctacaacctgtcgtcacgtccgcttttcctccatacaaacagcgtgccggcccaatcacatatgatatgcggcttttacacacacacagaagtgaatgaaaagcatacttgatcaacagccatacaggtcacactgaggctggccgtgtaaacaactttaacactgttacaaatatgcgccacactgtgaacccacaccaaacaagaatgacaaacacatttcgggagaacatccgcaccgtaacacaacataaacacaacagaacaaatacccagaaccccttgcagcactaactcttccgggaggctacaatatacacccccgctaccaccaaaccccgccccctcccgaattcggaggtctcaaggttggcaagtatgataaggagtggcataaaacacgtctttctgtggcagtgtcggagaaagttgtacatcgtttggggacggcgtggcgcggttgggagagtggctatgccagcaacctgagggttcctggttcgatccccaccttctaccaacctagtcacgtccgttgtgtccttgagcaagacacttcacccttgctcctgatgggtggtggttagggccttgcatggcagctcccgccatcagtgtgtgaatgtgtgtgtgaatgtgtgtgtgaatgggtgaatgtggaaaaagtgtcaaagcgctttgagtaccttgaaggtagaaaagcgctatacaagtataaccccttTACCTTTACCtttacatgcaaacaaacagTTGAGTCAcaatccacacaacggtgagttcaagggccgctgaaatgagtaggacaaaacggcgctggccaacagtgggctttctaacaattaggaatgtttgtgtcgtgtttgtcctcctacacaaaacaTATTacatcaaaaaacacattttaatgtgaaatcttacttgtgaaaagtaatcccccgattcctattttcaacagtccgttcatttgagcaggaaaacgctgaacaccatctttgttttctacctgtcaactgtcagtttagcatctttgttttctacctgtcaactgtcagtttagcatctttgttttctacctgtcaactgtcagtttagcatctttgttttctacctgtcaactgtcagtttagcatctttgttttctacctgtcaactgtcagtctagcatctttgttttctacctgtctactgtcagtttagcatctttgttttctacctgtctactgtcagtttagcatctttgttttctacctgtcaactgtcagtttagcatctttgttttctacctgtcaactgtcagtttagcatctttgttttctacctgtcaactgtcagtttagcatctttgttttctacctatcaactgtcagtttagcgtctttgttttctacctgtcaactgtcagttaagcatctttgttttctacctgtcaactgtcagtctagcatctttgttttctacctgtcaactgtcagtttagcatctttgttttctacctgtcaactgtcagtttagcatctttgttttctccctgtcaactgtcagtttagcatctttgttttctccctgtcaactgtcagtttagcatctttgttttctacctgtcaactgtcagtttagtatctttgttttctccctgtcaactgtcagtttagcatctttgttttctacctgtcaactgtcagtctagcatctttgttttctacctgtctactgtcagtttagcatctttgttttctacctgtctactgtcagtttagcatctttgttttctacctgtcaactgtcagtttagcgtctttgttttctacctgtcaactgtcagtttagcatctttgttttctacccatcaactgtc
Protein-coding sequences here:
- the LOC133646110 gene encoding protein dispatched homolog 1-like isoform X2, encoding MCDLDKTRVRFHWDFQSDCLSWTLGNYIALLREKPSCELITEEDVAQTLTILRRCAHYYLNGTLTWECATTPGKCSNVPEICTKFTAVYVILHYLVDKDFLSSESLGRPSPVLKYSMLHFFIWDADKKKQIYLDNLENWNSDGIITVIGISFSGAHELLAHYIRQDSVYFLVAIVMVLLVMGVYMRSALITLMTMIAIVSALVVSFFIYHMVFKLKFFPFLNLTACIFLVGIGVDDAFVLCDVWSHAKSDRPHAELAERVSVTLQHAALSMFVTSFTTAAAFYANDVSNVVAIRCLGIYAGTAILVNYILMVTWLLAAVVLHERYIVDVWRRPEPTRQTSGYRIQMFVAGLCQQLNKFLLSVSKASRTFFEKILPYIVIKLRYVWLICFLALTVGGAYLVSVNPKLKLPSTDIRKLQLFRSSNPFERYKEYQDLFKFEELARIDQLRVTIFIVWGTMAVDNGDHLDPNDWGTLMFDSSFNISSKESQQWSLDFCERIQRESSIFIQQEMVCLFISFKQWMNTDCVGGSTSACCGHSSFPYRPEVFERCIKEYTSTVVKKASATLESGPLLDTSNTMKAFVLKQKTTFADEDYEKLRLFYDKVDTWISGEMRGAPRGLRHGWFHGDNLALFDVQKSLSSGTLMSTALSVAVAFGVMVLTTWNMVISLFAILSITGAIYVTNGFLVLLGWKLDIFESITISVAVGLCVDFAVHYGVAYRLAPAPEREGKVVFSLSRTGSAIAMAALTTFIAGAAMMPSTVVAFVRLGTFLMVIMCTSWAFATFFFQALCHCLGPQGSCGQFPLPKMLQCRAFCEGTN
- the LOC133646110 gene encoding protein dispatched homolog 1-like isoform X1 is translated as MIEMRKIRTDLCSAWPVRFPKSYSQLVADWPLTVLAVCTALIAVCALLAFMLAKPPDFRDSSKGFETRGTAISQRLVAFNNLMKTFYKPDNEQAARYHELKEHKNHLHRRKRDSQPLSEEGLCTRLPKVWHYFSLKLVVSSAEGKNLWSIQAIKSMCDLDKTRVRFHWDFQSDCLSWTLGNYIALLREKPSCELITEEDVAQTLTILRRCAHYYLNGTLTWECATTPGKCSNVPEICTKFTAVYVILHYLVDKDFLSSESLGRPSPVLKYSMLHFFIWDADKKKQIYLDNLENWNSDGIITVIGISFSGAHELLAHYIRQDSVYFLVAIVMVLLVMGVYMRSALITLMTMIAIVSALVVSFFIYHMVFKLKFFPFLNLTACIFLVGIGVDDAFVLCDVWSHAKSDRPHAELAERVSVTLQHAALSMFVTSFTTAAAFYANDVSNVVAIRCLGIYAGTAILVNYILMVTWLLAAVVLHERYIVDVWRRPEPTRQTSGYRIQMFVAGLCQQLNKFLLSVSKASRTFFEKILPYIVIKLRYVWLICFLALTVGGAYLVSVNPKLKLPSTDIRKLQLFRSSNPFERYKEYQDLFKFEELARIDQLRVTIFIVWGTMAVDNGDHLDPNDWGTLMFDSSFNISSKESQQWSLDFCERIQRESSIFIQQEMVCLFISFKQWMNTDCVGGSTSACCGHSSFPYRPEVFERCIKEYTSTVVKKASATLESGPLLDTSNTMKAFVLKQKTTFADEDYEKLRLFYDKVDTWISGEMRGAPRGLRHGWFHGDNLALFDVQKSLSSGTLMSTALSVAVAFGVMVLTTWNMVISLFAILSITGAIYVTNGFLVLLGWKLDIFESITISVAVGLCVDFAVHYGVAYRLAPAPEREGKVVFSLSRTGSAIAMAALTTFIAGAAMMPSTVVAFVRLGTFLMVIMCTSWAFATFFFQALCHCLGPQGSCGQFPLPKMLQCRAFCEGTN